ATTCCCCAAACAACTTGCAAATGGAACATTTAACAATTGATGATCATTAGCAACTTTTGCAAAATAGCTCGAAATAATAATAACATTGGGGGCATGCTTTGCTAATTCAAAATATTCTACTTTATGCTCAATCCAGCCCTCGTATTGATCCAGAACCGTTCGCACATAAACCCAATTTTCATTTTCTTCAAGTATCCAAAATTCCTCACCGAATAAAATCTGATGGATCATTTCAGATCGATGATTGGCTGCCTTTCGAACTGCCAGGGCAGCGACAATCAGGACATATTTATTGGTATTAAAGTTCATTGCGAATAGTTTGATTTATCTTTGCAATTTGACTGCAATCCCTTATGTTTCACAAAATAATCTTAAGTAATTTCATCCTATTGATGAGTGGGCTTTTTATCAGCGCCCAAGATATTAGTTTTTCGCAATTTAATGCGGTCAACTTATATTATAATCCCGCATTTACAGGGTCATTTCCAGGCAATTACAGGGTTAGTTCAATGTACCGGAATCAATGGATTGGACTAAAGGACCGGCCGCTTACACAAATGGCTATCGCCGGAGATATCAAATTTAGTTTTGGATTTGACAATCCACTAAAAGACTTTATAGGTGCCGGAGTTTATTTTAATACAGATAGATCTCAGGTTTTTGACTGGAACACAAACGAAATGGCTATTCAATTAGCATATCACAAGCTCTTAAGTAAAAACAAAAGAAGTTTTGTATCTGGCGGTTTCGGATTTGGCGTCAAACAACGGTCTGTAAATTATGATAATCTCTATTTTGAAGACCAATTTGACGGTTTGGATAAATACAACGGAAACACCAGAGAATTGCTGCCCCACAACATTCATGCATCGCCAACTTTGAATTTTGGATTTCAATATCATTCATATTTAACTCGAAAAACGCATCTCCAAATTGGACTTGCTGTGCATAAATTGTTTACAAAAGAATATTCTTTTTATAATGACTTCGAAAATCCTGATTACATAGGTTCCAGAGAAAATCAAGCTTTTCCGCAATATTATATTTATTTCGAACCTGATTTATCGCTACAATAACTTTCAAGAAATTTATCCAAAATTACTGGTTAATTTGCAAGGACCACATGGTATTATTATAACGGGTTTTTCATATCGTCAGGCATTCCAAAAGTCAAATCAAAATGCATTACATACCGGGATCAGCACAAGAGCTGTCAAAAGTCAGTCTTCTCTTTCCTTTGCTGATCTTGGATTTCAACTTGGGTTTGAATTTCAAAATTTTATGATAGGCTTGCATTACGACTTTGGATTACGGGATGCAACGAGTTATAAAGCACCCTCCCACTCTTTCGAAATCAGTTTAAGACTTATGGGAGAATACGACAATCAATTCAATTTTGCACCCAGATTTTGATATCCATTGTTGAGTTATCAATGAAATGATAATTCAATTTAAAAATTAATATACTGAACGATTTCTAAACCAAATGCATCAAGACTAATTGTTTTTTTAGGATGATTGGAAAGTACTGTCATTTTCCCTACCTGCAAATCCTTTAAAATTTGTGCACCTATCCCAATTTCTCTTTGTTGTTGTTCTACAAGCATTCCATCGGAACCAACATGAGAATGCTCATTTAGTCTTAGCATTGGATCACAGGATCTGTTTTGATTGGTAATTAACAGAAAAACAGCACATGGAAATTCCTTTAAAGTCTTAAAAGCTCGCTTTATTAAACTTGTCTCATCATTGATGAAAAGATCAAAAAATTCGACGATTGGGTCTGCATGTTGAACCCGAACATGACACATTTATGAGGATGCAATTCTCCGCGTACAAATGCAAAATGTAAATCATTTGTATTTGTCTGCCGATATTGAATGAGCGAATAAGTTTGATTTTCAATAGTAAACTTAAGGTTCTTTTCAGCTTTGATTAATCGTTCACTTTGCAATCTGTATTCGATCAGATCATGAATGGATATAATTTTAAGATCGAATTGTTGAGCTTTCTCAAACAATTGCGGTAATCGCGCCATAGAACCATCATCGTTGAGTATTTCTATAAGTGCTCCGGCAGGAGACATACCGGCAAGTTTCGCCAAATCTATGACCGCTTCTGTATGCCCT
The genomic region above belongs to Saprospiraceae bacterium and contains:
- a CDS encoding PorP/SprF family type IX secretion system membrane protein — translated: MSGLFISAQDISFSQFNAVNLYYNPAFTGSFPGNYRVSSMYRNQWIGLKDRPLTQMAIAGDIKFSFGFDNPLKDFIGAGVYFNTDRSQVFDWNTNEMAIQLAYHKLLSKNKRSFVSGGFGFGVKQRSVNYDNLYFEDQFDGLDKYNGNTRELLPHNIHASPTLNFGFQYHSYLTRKTHLQIGLAVHKLFTKEYSFYNDFENPDYIGSRENQAFPQYYIYFEPDLSLQ
- a CDS encoding type IX secretion system membrane protein PorP/SprF, whose translation is MKLFRNIIFISNLIYRYNNFQEIYPKLLVNLQGPHGIIITGFSYRQAFQKSNQNALHTGISTRAVKSQSSLSFADLGFQLGFEFQNFMIGLHYDFGLRDATSYKAPSHSFEISLRLMGEYDNQFNFAPRF